The Cellulomonas oligotrophica sequence CGGGGGTGCGGGGCGCGCGCGGGGGCAGAGGGTCGGGGGTCGTGTCGGCGGCGCGGGTCGAGACGGTGTGCACGAGGGCCTCGAGGGGGCCGCGGCCCACCACGGCGTGCCACGCCCAGCACGCGGCAACGGTCACCGCGCAGAAGGCGGCCCACGTGGACAGCGTCGGTGCGTAGACCAGGTCGGTCCCGAGCACGGCGAGGACGACGAGGTGGCCGCAGTAGGCGGTGAGGGCCAGCGCGCCGGTCGCCGTCACGGGTGCCAGCGCCCGGGGCCAGCGCACCCCCACGGCCAGGCACGCGGCGACCACGAGCAGGGCGGAGCCGGTGTTGCCCAGCACCTCGAACGTCGTCGAGGAGTGCGGCTCGGCGGTGACGAGGGCCGGCGGCAGGCCCAGCGGGCGCACCGCCCACGCGCCCCCGTGCCCGACGAGGACCAGCGCGGCCCCGGACCCCGCGAGGAGGAGATGGGTGCGCCCCGCCCGCAGGTCGCTGCGCCCGACGGCGACGCCCACGAGCACGTACGCCATCCACACCACGGCCGGGTAGTAGTCGTTGAGCAGCACCGCGACGGGGTCGAGCGGCTCGGCGTCGGTGACGACCACGCCGGCGAGCACGAGCCGGGCCAGGGGGCCGACCAGCGCGACCGCGCCCGCGACGGCCAGCAGCGCGCGCCGCGGCCAGCGCAGCACGAGGGTGCCGGCGGCGAACAGTCCGCCGTACACGGCGAGGATCACCACGACCGGGGTGCCGAGCCGCACGAGGAGGGCGCCCAGCACGACGAGCAGGGCCGCGCGGACGAGGATGCGCAGCCGGGCCTGCACGAGCCGGGTGCCGCGGACCGGGTCGTCGCCGCCCGAGAGCAGCGCGAGCCCGACGCCCGCGAGGAGCACGAACAGCGCCGAGGGGCGTCCGTCGGCGAGCTGGCTCCACCCGCCCGGCGGCACGGTGCGCCAGGCGTCGTCCGGCCCGACGTGGGCGGTCAGCATGCCGAGGATCGCCAGACCCCGTGCGGTGTCCAGGCCCACGATGCGTCGCACCCGCCCACGGTAGGGTGCCGCGGCGCCGGGCGCGCCGTGCCGGACGCTCCCGCGCCCACGGTCCCAGCATGTGAGCGTCGGTGTCCCGCTGGCTGGGCAACGGGTCCGCCGCGGTCCTACAGTGCCCTGTGACCTCGCGATCCGACGTCTACACGCACGGGCACCACGAGAGCGTCCTGCGCTCGCACCGGTGGCGCACCGCCGAGAACTCCGCGGCCTACCTGCTGCCGCACCTGCGGCCCGGGCTGCGCCTGCTCGACGTGGGCTGCGGGCCGGGCACCGTGACCCTCGACCTCGCCGGTCGCCTCGACCCCGGCGAGGTCGTCGGCGTCGACGCCTCGCCCAGCGTCATCGAGGCCGCGGCCAAGGCAGCCGCCGACGCGGGCACCACCAACGTCACCTTCGTCGTCGGTGACGCCTACGCCCTCGACGTCCCCGACGACTCGTTCGACGTCGTGCACGCCCACCAGGTGCTGCAGCACCTGTCCGACCCCGTCGCCGCGCTGCGCGAGATGCGCCGCGTCACCCGCCCCGGCGGGATCGTGGCGGTGCGCGACGCCGACTACGACGGCATGGCCTGGTACCCCGCGTCGTCCGGCCTCGACGAGTGGCTGACGCTCTACCACGAGGTCACGCAGGCCAACCGGGCCGACGCCGACGCCGGGCGCAAGCTGCACTCCTGGGTCCGCGAGGCCGGGTTCGACCCCGCCGGCATCCAGCCCGGTGCGAGCGCGTGGTGCTACGCGACCCCGCACGACCGCGTCTGGTGGTCCGACCTGTGGGCCGACCGCTGCGTGCGGTCCAACTTCGCCGCCCAGGCCATCGAGCACGGGCTCGCCGACGAGGTCGGCCTCGAGCAGCTCGCCGACGCCTGGCACCAGTGGGGCACCCACGAGGACGCCTGGTTCTCGATCCTGCACGGCGAGGTCGTCGCCCGCGCCTGAGCCCGCGCCGCGCGCCGCCCGGGCCTCCCGCACGGGCGCCCGCTCTGGCATCCTCGGCGCCGGGAGGGGGTGGTCGCGTGACGGCCAGGACGTGGTTCACGGTGGGGACGGCGGTCGCAGGCGTCGTCGCGGTGGTGTTCGCGACGGTCGGCGACGGGGTCGTGGTCGACGACGCGACCGGGCTGCGCAAGGTCGTCGTCGACCACGCGCACACGCTCGTGTGGGTGCTCCTCGCGCTCGCGCTCGGCGCCGCCGCGGTCGCCGGCCGCTGGACGGCCCTGTCCCAGGTGCTCGCCGTCGCCGCAGGCATCACCTACGGGACGTTCCTGCTCAGCGTCTTCGTGCTGCGCTGAACCGCCCGCGCACCTCCTAGGGTGGGGGCGTGCGCATCGCCAGGTTCACCACAGGGTCCGACCCCCGCTACGCGCTCGTCGAGGGCGCGCCCGGGCACGAGGAGCTCGTCGTCATCACCGGCGACCCCATCTACACGCCCGTGCAGCCCACGGGCGAGCGGGTCCGCCTCGACCAGGACGGGCTGCGGCTGCTGGCCCCCGTCATCCCGCGGTCGAAGATCGTCGGCGTCGGCCGCAACTACGCCGCGCACGCCGCCGAGCACGGCAACGAGGTGCCCGCGCGCCCGCTGCTGTTCCTCAAGCCCAACACCTCCGTGATCGGCCCCGACGACCCCGTCGTGCTGCCCGAGTGGACCGAGCACGTCGAGCACGAGGCCGAGCTCGCGGTCGTCATCGGCAAGGTCACCAAGGACGTGCCCGTCGAGCGCGCGCTCGACCACGTCTTCGGCTTCACCGTCGCCAACGACGTCACGGCCCGCGACATCCAGAGGTCCGACGACCAGTGGACCCGTGCCAAGGGCTTCGACACGTCCTGCCCGCTCGGCCCCTGGGTCGTGCCCGGTCTCGACGTCGCCGACCTCGCCGTGACCGCCCGCGTCAACGGCGAGCCCCGCCAGGACGGCCGCACGTCGCAGATGGTCTTCGACACCGCCTACCTCGTCTCGTACGTCTCCGAGGTGTTCACCCTCCTGCCCGGCGACGTCATCCTCACCGGTACCCCCGCGGGTGTGAGCCGCATCGAGCACCGCGACGTCGTCGAGGTCGAGGTCGAGGACATCGGGGTGCTGCGCAACCCCGTCGTGCGACGCTGACACCGCGTCCCCGCTGGTCGCCCCGCCGCGACGCCCCTAGTCTCCTCGGACAGGCGTCACGGGGGGTGGCCGCATGGACCTGCAGGTCGGCATCGACTGGCTGACGAACGCGCTCTACACGTACTGGCTCGTCTACCTGCTCGTCGGCGTGGGCCTGTGGTTCACGCTGCGCACCGGGTTCGTGCAGGTGCGGCTGTTCCCCGCGATGCTCCGGCAGGTGGCGTCGTCGCGCGAGGACGCCGCGGGCGGGATCTCCTCGTTCCAGGCGTTCACCGTCGGCCTGGCCTCTCGCGTCGGCACCGGCAACATCGCCGGGGTCGCCGTCGCGCTGACCCTCGGCGGACCCGGCGCGATCTTCTGGATGTGGGTCGTCGCGGCCGTCGGCATGGCCACGGCCTTCGTCGAGGCCACCCTGGCGCAGGTCTTCAAGGTGCGCGTCGCGGACGGCACGTACCGCGGCGGCCCCGCGTACTACATCGAGCGCGGCCTCGGCTCGCGCCGCTGGGGCGCCGTGTTCGCCGTGCTGCTCATCCTCACCTTCGGCTTCGCGTTCAACATGGTCCAGGCCAACACCATCGCCGACACCTTCGCCGCCGGCCACGGCGTGCCCGTCGCGTGGACCGCCGTGGGCCTCGTGGTCCTGGCCGCCCCCGTGCTCTTCGGCGGCGTGCGGCGCGTCGCCCGCGTCGCCGAGGTCGTCCTGCCCGTCATGGCCGCCGCGTACCTGCTGCTCGCCCTCGTGGTCGTCGTGCTCAACCTCGGGGCGGTGCCGGACGTCGTCGGGCAGATCCTGCGGGGGGCGTTCGGGCTGGACAGCGCGCTCGCGGGCACCGCGGGCGGCCTGCTCGCAGCGGTGCTCAACGGCACCAAGCGCGGCCTGTTCTCCAACGAGGCCGGCATGGGGTCGGCGCCCAACGCGGCCGCCACCGCGACCGTCAGCCACCCGGCCAAGCAGGGGCTCATCCAGTCCCTCGGCGTCTTCGTCGACACGATGCTGGTGTGCTCGGCGACCGCGTTCCTCATCCTGCTGGCCGGGCCCGAGGTGTACTCCCCGGGCGAGACCGACCAGTCCGCGGGCGCCGCGCTGACCGCCCAGGCGGTCGCACACGAGCTCGGGGGCTGGACCACCGCGCCCATGAGCGCGCTGGTCTTCGCGTTCGCGTTCTCCTCCGTGCTGGGCAACTACTCCTACGCCGAGGTCAACCTCACGTTCCTCGGCATCCGCGGCAGGGCGCTGAACGCGCTGCGCACCCTCGTGCTCGCGTCCGTCGGCGTCGGCTCCCTGCTGGCGCTCACCACGGTGTGGGCCCTGGCCGACATCGCGATGGCGCTCATGGCGACCGTGAACCTCGTGGCGATCCTGCTGCTGTCGCGGTGGGCGCTCGGCGTGCTCGCCGACCTGCGGGCCGCCCGGGCGGCGGGGACCGATGCGCGCTTCGTCGGCCACGGCAACCCGCACCTGCCCGGGGACGTGCCCGGCGACGTCTGGGCCGCCGGCGCCCGTGACGGCCAGGAGCCGGTGCGCTCGCTAGGCTGACCGCGTCCGTCCCCGTCCCACCCCGAGGTGTCCTGTGCCCGCCAGCAGTCCCGTCCGCGTCCGCTTCTGCCCCTCGCCGACGGGGACGCCGCACGTCGGGCTCATCCGCACGGCGCTGTTCAACTGGGCCTACGCCCGGCACGTGGGTGGCACCTTCGTCTTCCGCATCGAGGACACCGACGCGGCCCGCGACTCGCAGGAGAGCTACGACCAGCTCCTCGACGCGCTGCGCTGGCTCGGCCTGGACTGGGACGAGGGCGTCGAGGTCGGCGGCCCCCACGAGCCGTACCGGCAGTCGCAGCGCGGCGCGCTGTACGCCGACGTGGTGGCGCGCCTCGTCGCGGGCGGGCACGTGTATGAGTCGTTCTCGACGCCCGAGGAGATCGAGGCCCGGCACAAGGCCGCCGGCCGCGACCCCAAGCTCGGGTACGACGGGTTCGACCGCGACCTGACCGACGAGCAGAAGGCCGCGTACCGCGCCGAGGGTCGCGAGCCCGTGCTGCGCCTGCGCATGCCCGACGAGGACGTGTCCTTCACCGACCTCGTCCGCGGCGAGGTCACGTTCAAGGCCGGCTCGGTGCCCGACTACGTGGTCGTGCGCGCCAACGGCCAGCCGCTGTACACCCTGGTCAACCCCGTCGACGACGCGCTCATGCAGATCACGCACGTGCTGCGCGGCGAGGACCTGCTCTCGTCGACCCCGCGCCAGGTGGTGCTGTACCGCGCGCTCGTCGACGTCGGCGTCGCGACCGCGGTGCCGCAGTTCGGGCACCTGCCGTACGTCATGGGCGAGGGCAACAAGAAGCTGTCCAAGCGCGACCCCGAGTCCAACCTCTTCCTGCACCGCGACCGCGGCTTCACCCCCGAGGGCCTGCTCAACTACCTGGCCCTGCTCGGCTGGTCCATCGCCCCGGACCGGGACGTGTTCACCGTCGAGGAGATGGTCGCGGCGTTCGACGTCGCCGACGTCAACCCGAACCCGGCGCGGTTCGACCAGAAGAAGGCCGAGGCGATCAACGCCGCGCACGTGCGCCTGCTCGCGCCCGCCGACTTCCGCGACCGCCTCGTGCCCTACCTGCACGCCGCGGGCCTCGTGCCGGCCGCGACGTTCGCGGCGCTGCCCGCGGACCAGCAGGCGCTGCTCGACGCGGCGGCGCCGCTCGTGCAGGAGCGCATGACGCTGCTCGGCGAGTCGGTCGGCATGCTCGGGTTCCTCTTCGTCGCCGACGACGCCGTCGAGGTCGCCGAGGACGCCCGCGCGGCCCTGCGCGAGGAGGCGCCGCGGGTGCTCGACGCGTCGGCCCGCGTGCTCGGCGAGCTGCCGGCCGACGCGTTCACGACCGAGGCCACGCAGAACGTGCTGGCGGCCGCGCTCGTCGACGGGGACACCGGCCTGGGCATCAAGCCCCGGTTCGCGTACACGCCGCTGCGCGTCGCCCTCACCGGGCGCCGGGTCTCGCCGCCGCTGTTCGAGTCGATGGAGCTGCTGGGCAAGGACGCGACCCTGGCCCGCATCGCCCGGCTCCGCGCGGACCTGGCGTGACCGGCGCGTCCGTCGACGGGGTCCTGTTCGACATCGACGACACGCTCGTCGACACCCGGGCGGCCTTCGCCGCAGCGATCGGGCAGGTGCTGCGCACGTACGTGCCCGGAGCCGACGAGGCGACCGTCGGCCGGGCCCTGGCCGCCTGGCGGGCGGACGCCGGCGGCCACTACCGGGCGTACACCCGCGGCGAGACGACGTACCGCGCGCAGCGCATGACCCGGGCGAACGAGCTGCACGCCGCGTTCGGCGGGCCGGTGCTCGACGACGCCGCGTACGACGTGTGGGACGAGGTCTTCGAGTCCGGGTTCGTGGGCGCGTGGGCCGCGCACCCCGACGCGCACGACGCCCTCCGACGGGTGCTCGACGCCGGTCTCCTGGTGGGCTCGCTGACGAACGCGGCGACGGACTACCAGACGAGCAAGCTCGTCCGGGCCGGCCTGGACGCGCACCTCGAGGTGCTCGTGGGCGTCGACACCCTGGGCATCGGCAAGCCCGACCCGCGGGTGTTCGTCGAGGCGTGCCGCCGGCTCGGCACAGAGCCCGCTCGGACCGCCTACGTAGGCGACGAGTTGGATGTAGATGCTCTCGGGGCGCTGCGTGCAGGTCTTATTGGCATCTGGGTTGATCGGCCAGGATCGCGGCGTGTGGACGTGCCGCCCCAAGACGTCGCGGCAGCCCGGGCCGCGGGCGTCCGGGTTATCGCCTCGCTCTCCGAACTGCCCACCGCCCTCGGCGCCTGACGACCAGTGCTGGCGACGGAGACAGTTTCGGCTGGTGAGTACAGCAGACGACGGCCGCACAGTCGAACTGAACGAGGGCTGGACGCCGCCTCCGTGGAGGAGCCGATTGAGATCATCGGCTTCCTCAAGATCTCCGGTTGCTACCCGTTGGCTGCTCCGCGCGAGTATGGAATGTTGAAGGCATACATCAGTCCCCGATGCAACTGCCAGGGGCCCGTGCGCTTGAATTTGTAAGTATCGCGTCGGTGATAGAACTGGATGTAGCCGGTATTTCTATCATAGTTTCCGATGAGACCCGCCATGAAAAGAAACTCGGCCAGTTCCGCCGTCTTATCGACTTCGAGGCCCGATGCAACTACAGATTTCCCGAGGTCATCTCTTGTAACTTCACGTGCCGACGGCAGGGACGAGAGCAACTCCTCGAGATGCTCGGCGATGTCGCTCTTGAGGAGTCCTGTAGCTTCCGCTTTCACGGTCGTGAGGAGATCGCGAGACGCGAATGTATCCACGGCGGAACGAATCCGGTCTGACGTGACATATCCCCCCGGCGGGACTTCTTCCTGGAGTCTCCGCATGAGCATCGTCATCTCACGTGGAGTCGACCGCGTGGATGTGAGGATGTACTCGATAGTCGGTATGTTTCGCGGCTTCGAGCTCCGCAGTCCGACGCTGACATGCGGAGGAAAGTGTTCGAACAGCGCATCGGGCGTGATCTCGGCCTTAGCCGCCAGGTAGTCCCACAGCGGGCTGTCCCGCGGTTCGGTCTGCTGCGAG is a genomic window containing:
- the gltX gene encoding glutamate--tRNA ligase, yielding MPASSPVRVRFCPSPTGTPHVGLIRTALFNWAYARHVGGTFVFRIEDTDAARDSQESYDQLLDALRWLGLDWDEGVEVGGPHEPYRQSQRGALYADVVARLVAGGHVYESFSTPEEIEARHKAAGRDPKLGYDGFDRDLTDEQKAAYRAEGREPVLRLRMPDEDVSFTDLVRGEVTFKAGSVPDYVVVRANGQPLYTLVNPVDDALMQITHVLRGEDLLSSTPRQVVLYRALVDVGVATAVPQFGHLPYVMGEGNKKLSKRDPESNLFLHRDRGFTPEGLLNYLALLGWSIAPDRDVFTVEEMVAAFDVADVNPNPARFDQKKAEAINAAHVRLLAPADFRDRLVPYLHAAGLVPAATFAALPADQQALLDAAAPLVQERMTLLGESVGMLGFLFVADDAVEVAEDARAALREEAPRVLDASARVLGELPADAFTTEATQNVLAAALVDGDTGLGIKPRFAYTPLRVALTGRRVSPPLFESMELLGKDATLARIARLRADLA
- a CDS encoding heparan-alpha-glucosaminide N-acetyltransferase domain-containing protein, with the protein product MRRIVGLDTARGLAILGMLTAHVGPDDAWRTVPPGGWSQLADGRPSALFVLLAGVGLALLSGGDDPVRGTRLVQARLRILVRAALLVVLGALLVRLGTPVVVILAVYGGLFAAGTLVLRWPRRALLAVAGAVALVGPLARLVLAGVVVTDAEPLDPVAVLLNDYYPAVVWMAYVLVGVAVGRSDLRAGRTHLLLAGSGAALVLVGHGGAWAVRPLGLPPALVTAEPHSSTTFEVLGNTGSALLVVAACLAVGVRWPRALAPVTATGALALTAYCGHLVVLAVLGTDLVYAPTLSTWAAFCAVTVAACWAWHAVVGRGPLEALVHTVSTRAADTTPDPLPPRAPRTPAAARPQVRRETSGPGEGGGPGAGGAGVDDTDVRPVP
- a CDS encoding methyltransferase domain-containing protein; the protein is MTSRSDVYTHGHHESVLRSHRWRTAENSAAYLLPHLRPGLRLLDVGCGPGTVTLDLAGRLDPGEVVGVDASPSVIEAAAKAAADAGTTNVTFVVGDAYALDVPDDSFDVVHAHQVLQHLSDPVAALREMRRVTRPGGIVAVRDADYDGMAWYPASSGLDEWLTLYHEVTQANRADADAGRKLHSWVREAGFDPAGIQPGASAWCYATPHDRVWWSDLWADRCVRSNFAAQAIEHGLADEVGLEQLADAWHQWGTHEDAWFSILHGEVVARA
- a CDS encoding HAD family hydrolase, which codes for MTGASVDGVLFDIDDTLVDTRAAFAAAIGQVLRTYVPGADEATVGRALAAWRADAGGHYRAYTRGETTYRAQRMTRANELHAAFGGPVLDDAAYDVWDEVFESGFVGAWAAHPDAHDALRRVLDAGLLVGSLTNAATDYQTSKLVRAGLDAHLEVLVGVDTLGIGKPDPRVFVEACRRLGTEPARTAYVGDELDVDALGALRAGLIGIWVDRPGSRRVDVPPQDVAAARAAGVRVIASLSELPTALGA
- a CDS encoding fumarylacetoacetate hydrolase family protein translates to MRIARFTTGSDPRYALVEGAPGHEELVVITGDPIYTPVQPTGERVRLDQDGLRLLAPVIPRSKIVGVGRNYAAHAAEHGNEVPARPLLFLKPNTSVIGPDDPVVLPEWTEHVEHEAELAVVIGKVTKDVPVERALDHVFGFTVANDVTARDIQRSDDQWTRAKGFDTSCPLGPWVVPGLDVADLAVTARVNGEPRQDGRTSQMVFDTAYLVSYVSEVFTLLPGDVILTGTPAGVSRIEHRDVVEVEVEDIGVLRNPVVRR
- a CDS encoding alanine/glycine:cation symporter family protein produces the protein MDLQVGIDWLTNALYTYWLVYLLVGVGLWFTLRTGFVQVRLFPAMLRQVASSREDAAGGISSFQAFTVGLASRVGTGNIAGVAVALTLGGPGAIFWMWVVAAVGMATAFVEATLAQVFKVRVADGTYRGGPAYYIERGLGSRRWGAVFAVLLILTFGFAFNMVQANTIADTFAAGHGVPVAWTAVGLVVLAAPVLFGGVRRVARVAEVVLPVMAAAYLLLALVVVVLNLGAVPDVVGQILRGAFGLDSALAGTAGGLLAAVLNGTKRGLFSNEAGMGSAPNAAATATVSHPAKQGLIQSLGVFVDTMLVCSATAFLILLAGPEVYSPGETDQSAGAALTAQAVAHELGGWTTAPMSALVFAFAFSSVLGNYSYAEVNLTFLGIRGRALNALRTLVLASVGVGSLLALTTVWALADIAMALMATVNLVAILLLSRWALGVLADLRAARAAGTDARFVGHGNPHLPGDVPGDVWAAGARDGQEPVRSLG